One Halobaculum roseum DNA segment encodes these proteins:
- a CDS encoding MFS transporter: protein MTESLLSAARRAPRETWVVVGAVSASQYLNHAYLVLFPPILAVLSGEFAVGLAALGVALGVQGATNTAFQLPFGRLADRHDRTLAFGLSSVLGAVGVLAAAAAPTYEWLLVAQAVIGVGVAGHHPAHYPLISDSTPDDLMGRAYSLYGFGGSVGFATPPVLIAGIVSAGYSWRLGVGLIGAVGLVAAVALTWLFAVRVDDAITAPNRDTGGGDTDAGTAADGGASGVGRVDAWVARTRAYLRELAAAPGVLALALLALVTSTSGWGFTSYIVVFLQDGYELSLSRANLALTGSYLVGAVAVFVGGDLSDRVSAGPVMIASFAAVAGLVAVLALGVVGPLAAVGLVLLVGGARSIAGPARSKLTDAFAPDGTTGTSFAITTIGVMLGNAVAPPAFGYLIETAGRRAAFLAVAGVSLLAVVLTVGLIARFGDA, encoded by the coding sequence ATGACCGAGTCGCTGCTGTCGGCCGCCCGACGGGCGCCCCGCGAGACGTGGGTGGTCGTCGGCGCGGTCTCCGCCTCGCAGTACCTCAACCACGCGTATCTCGTGTTGTTCCCGCCGATCCTGGCGGTGCTGTCGGGCGAGTTCGCCGTCGGGCTCGCGGCACTGGGCGTCGCGCTCGGCGTTCAGGGCGCGACGAACACGGCGTTCCAGCTCCCGTTCGGCCGACTGGCGGACCGCCACGACCGTACCCTCGCGTTCGGGCTCTCGTCGGTCCTCGGCGCCGTCGGCGTGCTCGCGGCCGCCGCGGCGCCCACCTACGAGTGGCTGCTCGTCGCGCAGGCGGTCATCGGCGTCGGCGTCGCGGGCCACCACCCGGCACACTACCCGCTCATCTCCGATTCGACGCCCGACGACCTGATGGGCCGGGCGTACAGCCTCTACGGCTTCGGCGGGTCGGTCGGGTTCGCCACCCCGCCGGTGCTCATCGCGGGGATCGTCTCGGCGGGCTACTCCTGGCGCCTCGGCGTCGGCCTCATCGGCGCCGTCGGCCTCGTCGCCGCCGTCGCGCTCACCTGGCTGTTCGCCGTCCGCGTCGACGACGCGATCACGGCGCCGAACCGCGACACGGGCGGCGGGGATACGGACGCGGGCACGGCCGCGGACGGCGGCGCCTCGGGCGTCGGCCGCGTCGACGCGTGGGTCGCACGGACGCGAGCGTACCTCCGCGAGCTCGCGGCCGCGCCGGGCGTGCTCGCGCTGGCGCTGTTGGCGCTCGTCACCTCCACCTCGGGGTGGGGGTTCACCAGCTATATCGTCGTGTTCCTGCAGGACGGCTACGAGCTGTCGCTGTCGCGTGCGAACCTCGCGCTCACCGGATCGTACCTCGTCGGCGCCGTCGCGGTGTTCGTCGGCGGCGACCTCTCCGACCGGGTGAGCGCGGGGCCGGTGATGATCGCCAGCTTCGCCGCCGTCGCGGGACTCGTCGCCGTGCTCGCGCTCGGTGTCGTCGGTCCGCTGGCGGCCGTCGGGCTCGTGTTGCTCGTCGGCGGCGCGCGTTCGATCGCGGGGCCGGCGCGCTCGAAGCTCACCGACGCGTTCGCCCCCGACGGGACGACCGGCACCAGCTTCGCGATCACCACGATCGGCGTCATGCTCGGCAACGCCGTCGCGCCGCCGGCGTTCGGCTACCTCATCGAGACGGCCGGGCGCCGGGCGGCCTTTCTCGCGGTCGCCGGCGTCTCACTCCTCGCGGTCGTCCTCACCGTCGGCCTCATCGCCCGGTTCGGCGACGCCTGA